TGAATTTCGTGCAGCTGAGCAGAAGAGGTTTCTATAGCGGCCTTACCTTTCATCGCGTAATCCCGAATTTCATGGTTCAGGGGGGTGACCCGCTCGGCACCGGCACGGGAGGACCCATGTATCAGTTCCGGGATGAGATTTCGCCTGATCTGAAACATAATAAACCCGGTACCCTTTCCATGGCAAACGCGGGCCCCAACACAAACGGCAGCCAATTTTTCATCACCCACGTCGCCACCCCGTGGCTCGATGGGAAACATACGATCTTCGGTTATGTGAAGGGCCCGAAGGACCAGGAGGTGGTGAACCGTATCTCAGTGGGAGACAAGATTACTTCGATTGAGATCAAGGGAGACACTAAGGCCCTCGAGGACCGGTACAAGGAGCAGCTCGAAAAATGGGACCGCGTCCTGAAGATGGTAGGCAAGTAAGGTCTCTCAAGAAAACCACCGGGCTTAAAGGAAGAACAGGCGCCTTGAAACCCGTCGGATGAGTGGTTATGCTTAAGGCATATATACATTCGAGGATCCTCTTTCCCTAGAGGCGCCTGCAGGCTTCGGGCCGCCTCTTACCCGCAGTACCGTCATTTAAATATAAATAAGGGAAATAAGACGCGGGAGGATCCATATTTCCTGCCGGACCATTCATGAGGCAGGACAGGGAGTAGTAATATGATGAAAAAGATTCAAAACATAATAGCCTTTGTAGAGTTTTTGGCCGGCGCGGGACTCGCGATTTTCTTCCACCTCGTGCTCCATTACGAGCAGGCTGCCTATATAATATTCGGGATCGGCATCCTCCTCTCCCTCGGCACTTATCTGGTGCGGGAAGATATAGAAAAGACAAGGGATACCCTGCTCGAGGAGTATCACAAGGCACATGAAACCACATTCATGCTCTCTCAGATCACCGACGCCGAATGCCAGGCCAAGGCGCAGGAAGTGATGGCTTCGGCGAAGCGCACCCTCTCACTCCTGAAACACGGACGGATCCCCCTCGATGAAAACGAATTTTATCTCGAGGCGGCGAAGTGCTGTGACCAGGCCCTTCACGACATCAAAGCCATCGACCCCCTTAACCAGGGTTGGACCTCCAGGGCTGCGTTGCTCAACCTTGTCCAGGCCAACGCCCGTGCCTTGGAGCGGGGCGTGAAGATAACCCGTGTTTTTGTGGTGGACCGGGAGGAGTTATTGGGCGCCGAAGGCCAAAACGTGCTCCTGGGGCAGTTTCAGGACGGGATCGAGGTTCGTATAGTCTATCGCGACGAAATTCCGGCTGCGAAAGGCGACATGGTCAGCTGGGAGAACAACAGTTCTTTCGATCTTACTATTTATGACGATAAGGTGATGATGGGGCTCGTCATGAGCGGGACCAAATATTTCGGAACAAAGACCCGGGAAGCGACCCATATGGAGAAATACCTGCGCCTCTTCGACCTGATCAACAATGCCGCCCATGGGGCAGTCGAACAGGACGGCGCCGTCATTCCCGCGATCGGGTACCGCCTTCAGGAAGTTTCCGACAGAACGGCTGAGCTTGTTTGAGCCCGGCGCCCTGTGCACGACTCGCAGCCTCCTTAACAAATAGGGTAATTTATCCTGGTTGGACGAGCAAAAAGGGGAGGGCTACATTCTTCCGGCCATAACCACGCCCAAATCGAGGCCCAGCCTCAGATAGAGACAGAGGGCGACAAGAATCGAGAGAGAAGCGAGGATCGCCCAATCACGCGTTTTCATGACCGGCTCGTAATAGAGGGTACGGGCCGCATCGGGAGTAAACCCCTTTGATTCAAGGGCCATGGCGAGAAGATTGGTGTAGCGGATGGCGGAGATGAACATAGGGACCGCGAGGGGGATGAGCTTCCCCATACGCAGGGCGGGGTTCTTTGATTCGAGGTCGAGGCCTCGTGATACCTGGGCTTCCACGATGGTCGCCCCCGCCCCCGCGAATGTGGGTACAAGCCTCAGTGCCGTGGATAGGGCAAAGGCTACCGGGTAGGGCAGCTTCATTTTAATGAGCCCGTTGGTCATCTCTTCATTTCGGGTCGTGGCGAGGAGCAGAAGGCCGGTTATTACGAAGGTGGCGAGCCTTAAGCCCATAGCAACGCCGAAGAGGAGGGACTCCCGGCTCACTTTCAGGGACCGCCACGACCACAGGGTAGTCGGTCCCTCCGCGAAGAACGGCCAGAGCGCCACGCTGAACAGTACCAGGAGCATGAGGATGAGGCGGAGTTTCCACAGGGCGCCGATCGCATGGGCCGAGACTGCCGTGCATACTATTGCCGCGGTAATGAACGCCACATAGAGAGGATCGTTGAAGGAGAGGGTCATGGCAAAAAGCATGATCGTTCCTATCATCTTGGTTCTCGGATCGAGGCGGTGAAGCCACGAATCGCGGTCCTGGAAGAGGGAGATAATCATCCCCCGAGCTCCTTTACCAGGCCCTCTACGGTGAGTGCGCCCGCCCCGAGCCAGTTGCTGAGGCGGACGAGCCCCGAGGGGGCAAGAGACGCCCGGGCAAGCCTTTCTTCATCCCTGAATACGCGCCGGGTGGGGCCGTCCGAGATGATTTCGCCTTCCCGCATGACCACGACCCTCGACGCAAATGATTCGGCGATCCACATGGCGTGGGTGATGATGACGATGGTATGGCCTCGCTCGTTCAGGTCCCTGAGCATCTTCATCGTTTCCACCTGATAGGTATAATCGAGTCCCGTGGTCGGTTCGTCGAGGACTATTATCTCAGGTTTTACGGCGAGTACGGAGGCGACGGCCACCCGCTGGCGCTCCCCGCGGGTGAGGAGAAATGGCGATCTTTCCTCATACCCCATGAGGCCGGTGGCCTCAAGGGCCCTCATCACGTTTTCTTCCACTGTGTTCGTGCTTTCACCAAGGGTTCTGGGCCCGAACCCGACCTCCTCGCGCACGGTGGAGGCAAAAATCTGGTGGTCGGGGTTCTGAAAGACGTATCCCACCAATCTCGCGAGATCGCGCTTCCGAAGCTCTCCTGTGGTCCTGCCCATTACATTCATGCAGCCTGAGGCAGGCATAAGAAGGCCGTTGAAATGTTTTGCCAGGGTCGTTTTTCCGGAGCCGTTCTGGCCCAGAAGGGCCACGAATTCTCCCCTGCCTATGGAGATATTGACCGATTTGAGGGAATCCCCATGATTTCCGGGATAGCGGAAACAGAGGTCGCGGGTCTCCAGAACCGGGTTTCCGGTCCAGGGGGATTCGATCGGGTCAAGGGCCGGACGCGTTTCAGGTCCGGCGAGATTCTGCGCGGTCATGAGACCCTTTGCCTCCTCGAATGTCAGGGGGGAGCCTGGCCAGCCCATGGACTGGAAGAGGGAGATCGTCGGGGGCGTCATGACCCCGCAGGATTCGAGGAGGCCGGGACTTGAGAAGATCCGGGCCGTTGAATCAACGGCGACCAGCTCACCCTCTTTCATGAGCCACAGGACATCGGCGCCCGCCACGTTCTCCG
The DNA window shown above is from Syntrophorhabdaceae bacterium and carries:
- a CDS encoding energy-coupling factor transporter ATPase, which translates into the protein MAASVTIDSLSFTYRGSLEKALKDISAVVEEGAFVAIMGHSGAGKSTLLNTMNGLIPRFFKGEFKGGVKIKGKDVGSRGIVELSAMAGLVLQDFEAQLFSSNVELEVAFGPENQRLSRDVIRGRVERYLAFVGLNGLGSRDSATLSGGQKQRLAIASVLAIEPDVLLLDEPVTDLDPRGRRDVLSLAGRLRERKRTLIMVDTEPENVAGADVLWLMKEGELVAVDSTARIFSSPGLLESCGVMTPPTISLFQSMGWPGSPLTFEEAKGLMTAQNLAGPETRPALDPIESPWTGNPVLETRDLCFRYPGNHGDSLKSVNISIGRGEFVALLGQNGSGKTTLAKHFNGLLMPASGCMNVMGRTTGELRKRDLARLVGYVFQNPDHQIFASTVREEVGFGPRTLGESTNTVEENVMRALEATGLMGYEERSPFLLTRGERQRVAVASVLAVKPEIIVLDEPTTGLDYTYQVETMKMLRDLNERGHTIVIITHAMWIAESFASRVVVMREGEIISDGPTRRVFRDEERLARASLAPSGLVRLSNWLGAGALTVEGLVKELGG
- a CDS encoding peptidylprolyl isomerase, coding for MRRGYSLCAVILGVILFMGAAHGSDPELTAVIHTTKGDIHLTLLPDKAPLTVMNFVQLSRRGFYSGLTFHRVIPNFMVQGGDPLGTGTGGPMYQFRDEISPDLKHNKPGTLSMANAGPNTNGSQFFITHVATPWLDGKHTIFGYVKGPKDQEVVNRISVGDKITSIEIKGDTKALEDRYKEQLEKWDRVLKMVGK
- a CDS encoding energy-coupling factor transporter transmembrane component T, with the protein product MIISLFQDRDSWLHRLDPRTKMIGTIMLFAMTLSFNDPLYVAFITAAIVCTAVSAHAIGALWKLRLILMLLVLFSVALWPFFAEGPTTLWSWRSLKVSRESLLFGVAMGLRLATFVITGLLLLATTRNEEMTNGLIKMKLPYPVAFALSTALRLVPTFAGAGATIVEAQVSRGLDLESKNPALRMGKLIPLAVPMFISAIRYTNLLAMALESKGFTPDAARTLYYEPVMKTRDWAILASLSILVALCLYLRLGLDLGVVMAGRM